A single genomic interval of Spinacia oleracea cultivar Varoflay chromosome 6, BTI_SOV_V1, whole genome shotgun sequence harbors:
- the LOC130463418 gene encoding ankyrin repeat-containing protein BDA1-like, translating to MDCEKTEYERSRNGHLDFAKKILELKPEFATQVNVEGYNPMHLASRNGHLQIAREIIITTDSNVCRIEGKDGTTALHLAVLGGRVDVISEILVNCEGCMEDVTVQKETALHLAVKNIQAWAEVSGVAGSG from the exons ATGGACTGTGAAAAAACTGAATATGAGAGAAGCAGAAATG GGCACTTAGATTTTGCAAAGAAAATACTGGAATTAAAGCCTGAATTTGCCACACAGGTGAATGTAGAAGGATATAACCCAATGCATTTAGCATCAAGAAATGGACACCTACAGATAGCAAGAGAGATCATCATCACAACCGACTCAAATGTTTGCCGTATTGAAGGAAAAGACGGGACTACCGCTCTTCATTTAGCAGTTTTAGGAGGGAGGGTTGACGTGATAAGCGAAATACTAGTTAATTGTGAAGGATGTATGGAAGATGTGACGGTGCAGAAAGAGACTGCTTTGCATCTTGCTGTCAAGAACATTCAG GCATGGGCAGAAGTCAGTGGAGTGGCTGGGTCAGGATGA